TCAAGgtaagaaaaaaacataaaaaatatatttttgttttatttctactTTTCTGTTTAATTTCTCTCctctattgtatttttgtttaatgaacTATGAACAATAAAAATGTGGATTGTTATtcgacttgttttttttttaaatcttatctttATTCATCTATTTCGACACATACGTATAAAATAAGGCAATCAATTCTTAAGTGGAATTGGTTAACCCACAATTTGTTCATGACGTTCATGACATAAATGTGAGATGCAAAAGATGGCTAATTGataagaaaattagaaatatgcgatataattttcattctagaCAGTTGAAGGGTCTCTTTGTCCCAGTGGGTCGCAGTGGACCAGCAGTTCAATTGCAGGAAAAAATAgggcaatttttcttaaaaagaacgaatttagacaaatgtttaatttcagagtgtaaaacaaaaatgaataatttcaacaattttataaaaaaaaactacaaattttattaaactacAAAAGAAACGATTAGTATTTTTTTctcttacataattttaaaatttaaatataaatttaatattggtagaaaattttgtatttcataatatctgttatttgaaataatagaaaagaaaagcaaggacaatatttttgataattggtgaaaattgatatcataaatttagaatgattatatcatatttttgtacaatatatcGAGACAATCAAAcccttgcatttttatttaaaacctaaactaaagtttttcaaaattgtaaatataatttcttgaatcattctttgttaaaaataacctatttcaggtgaaaaatgttcaaataaccaaaaatggttccaaaattatgaatctttttacattctcaaaatGAATGCTAAGtttgttaagcagatatttcctaccaaaattaaaaaatttaaagtattttcaaaatttgaaaaaaattttttttcaaatttgaaatttgttgtcaACGTtttttatagatgggtagaagacttgcaaattatccaaataaaatttgttattttgataaaaattagaaaatttatatactttggaaattttgaaaatgttcagagaaataaaaaatatattttgctaaaagattaaaaaatttcaattcattactagatatcaaatatatttagaaactatgtcaatTACATTTTAcgatcagacaaaaataaaaaaactttagcttttccaaaaatttgaaagaaacatttttatgagttttagaaatttttgtcaaattttctaatgcgcaaaaagaattgaaaattatccttattgcatttttaaattcgataaaacataTGCTTTTCAACGTTTTCAAAGTTTTCTaagaaaggaaaaacaaattttttaataggttCAGAAAcatcaattcaaatttctactagatgtaaaatatatttttttctaaactattatcatgaaattttgtaattaaacaaaagttccaaaagttggatcatattcaacaatatgtaattttgattttttaagagatccataagtttaaaacgttattcctcagaagtttaaatcacagttttcgatttaagtaatagtatttacaatatttgaaaaattttacttaaagtgtacgcattaaacgtacgaaaacgagcgcgaagcgcgagagcgtacccgctcGCCcaaggcgcgttcaaacttggcgcgaagcgcTGCGCGctgtgagaatgtgcccgcgtagccggcatatttttttttaataatatgtacGCACATCCATTGAGAACTcaagcataatttaaaattattcaataaatgtTATCTTCTTTCAAATCGTatgatttcttatttaaagtGCGGATTTCTTATATAAAACGCTTGCCAAAccacatttgtaaaaaataggtaaattaattattctgaataagaagctaaaaaatttcaaattggaaaattactATGACatgtaaatgatttttgtttcgaataaaaaatttcctgtgaAAAACGCCATTAtgacctaaaattgttttaaattgtgaatgttcttcaaaatgttgaaaatataattttttatacactaaaaatacccattttaagaaaaaatacgactacaatttaaaattatgaatcttctttaaaacctAATGATTTCTGAATATTAACGTAAACTTCCGACAAAAAATGCTAGCACAATTCGAAATTGTtagagtttttaattatttcaaacaaaatcaacggatttaaatttaataattattgtttggaaaataaaaattttagataaaaaacgtTCACATAagcttcaatttttcaaaaattgaaaattctttttgaaatctataacGATATTTGCGCTGAAAACCGCTTCTTTaatctaaaattgtacaaaaaaattgtaatcttcttGTCAGACCTAATGATTTTTGTACTAGAAATACGGATTCCAGGTGTAAAATGCCACCACAAGCTAAAACTGTTGAAACttgtgaatttttgaaatatttggaatgtttaatatataattttgttttaattaaaaaattcctattaccgacgaaaaaaataagactacagtccaaaatgttaaaagattctaaatttttgtctaatgatgagtgttataaataatatattttcttcgaACTACCAATTTTGGATATCAAAATGGTAAACAAGCAAgtacgtaacctaaaattgttaaaaattatgaatcttctataaaatccaatgatttttaaataaaaatgttaatttccggcaaaaaacattaacaaaatCCGAAATTGTTCAAGcgtataaatttgattatttgaaacaaaaatcactggatgtaaatctaatgatttttgtttggaaacaccaatttcagatgaaaaactaTAACATAACCTCCAATtgttccaaaattgaaaattctgtttgaaatttatatcgaTATTTGCGATTAAAACATATAGCTCAACCTacaattgtacaaaaaattttaatctttaaatttttttactgaaaataccgATTTCCAGGGTAAAACGACACCATAACTATAgttctgaattttgtttttaatgtttaaattacatatttgttttaattgaaaatacccaTTCCCGACGCAACAAATACCagtataatctaaaattgttaaaatattcttaattttgtccagtaataaaaacttttgtttgaaatatcaattttcgatataaaacaacaatgtaacctaaaattgttcaaaaattacgaatcttctaTCAAATCTGCataataacttttgaataaaaaagtcaattttatgacaaaaaacgCTTACACAATCCGAAATTTTTCgatctgataaattttattattatagacAAAAAATCAATAGATTTAAATCTAATGGTTTTTATGTAGAAATACCAATTCTAGATGAAAAACACCAACATAAACTACAGTTGTTGAAAATGgtatatattctttgaaatctaaaatattttattaaaaataaccataGTTTCTGGCGAAAAACAATAACTTAACACAAAATTGTTacagaattgtaattttttcttcgaaatctaatgatttttcttttaaaaaacaatttcgcGTGAAAAGCGTTAATATATCATTAAACtgctaaaaaattgcaaatttggtttaaactagaatgatttttgttttaaaataccaatttctggtGTAAAATGCTAACGTAATCTAAGATTGTTAACATTTTGAAGAACTTccaaaatctaatgatttttgttttaaaatgtcaaattccTGTAGACAATGCTAAACAaaccgaaaaacgtaaaattttaaaaacaaatttcatctttaaaatcttatagttttctgttaaaaatgcccAACTTTgagttttcttcaaatatttatgatttagaattaatttttttttaaacaactaatttACAGTGAAAAGCTTTAACATAAAACatgcacaatatttttaattatttgcgatccaccattttttttagataggaaaataaaattttatttataaaaaaaatattataggagcATAGTATCTGAATTGAGTTTTTTGAGATTTTGTTCTTTTTCACAGCACTGTTGAATCAATCatgttaatttgtttttcttttgatcCTAATTTTCTTCTGagctatttataatttctttattaaggTCAGCGAGTTtatgatatttcttgaaaaattaatcgcAGCTTCAAAAAAGGGGAGGCAATTCTCAAATAtggggattttaagggatttaaaaaaataggagaaAAGAATGAATAGGGAACTATGATTTCTACAGTTGATAATAATCTAATTATTTGTCTTAGATTCGTGTGAAGCCTGATAAAACGGGAGTCGTAACGGACGGAGTAAAACATTCCATGAATCCTTTCGACGAAATCGCAATCGAAGAGGCAGTtcgaatgaaagaaaaaaaatatgcccAAGAAGTGATTGCAGTCAGTTGTGGCCCAGCACAATCGCAGGAAACAATCAGAACTGCTTTGGCCATGGGAGCTGATCGTGGAATTCACGTGGAAGTCTCTGGACCTGAATACGAAGCTTTGCAGCCAATTCACGTTTCAAAAATCCTAGCAAAATTAGCTCAGGATGAAAAAGCTGATATCGTCATTGTTGGAAAACAAGCAATTGATGACGACTGTAATCAAACAGCTCAAATGGTTGCTGGAGTCTTGGACTGGCCAGCTGGAACGTTTTGCAGCAAGGTATaaaccaattaataaaaaaatcaggaaaaataaaaatcagataatttataACGAAACGAGAATCGAAAAATATCGGAGAATTTCtaaatcatacaaaaataatacttttttccctattcaaatttaattatttggttcaaagttaaactactttgttagtaATCCATTTTAACATTcattttggctcaaaattcagctacttaaatatttaattattttattgttgcctgaaaattgatcgttttcagttgaaatttcacgtgcttaactgaaaatttaatgattacatttttagctgaaaatcgatagttttaagttgaaaattcaactatgtgattgaaggttgaactacttggttgaagattcattcctttgtttgaaaatttaactatgttgttaaaaatacatttttttaaactaattttatgttgaaaattgatagcttttagttgaaaaaccaactatttagttgaaaatacactttGTTGTTGAACATTCTCATTTTCGTAggaaatccaacttttttgtagaaaactccttcttttgtattgaaaattctagtattttgtgtacaaaattcaaatatttggttgaaaattaattttttcgttgaaaatagttgaattttgaactaaaaaagatactttttcaaccaaaaatggaatagctacattttcagcaacaaaaaaaaggaatttttagcgaagtagttaaattttcaaccaaagagattaatttttagcaagaaagttcaactttcaatgaagcagttgaatttttcacccaattagtttatattttggccaaaaaacattaattctcaacgTAAAATGTTATAATCAACCAAGacagatttaatttaaataaaaaacagttaaattcaaccaaaaaagacaacttttcagaaaaatataacttttaaccaaacagaggaatattaaactaataaaatacattttcaacaaagtatctcaactaagcaattaaattttccaccatgaaaattatttttgtactaaaaattacgaatttttaacaaaatacataaagttttaaccgaatggttgaattttcaacgaaagatgatcagttttcaatcaacaatggaatagttaaattttaagttaaaaaaattaattttaaccagaaGAAAGAAACAAGTTTTCCACAATATACTTAAATCTTtacccaataaaataaatttatataaagtagttcaactttgaaccacgTAGtgggattttaaaccaaaaaaatgaattctcagtgAAAAGTTTCATAGTTGATTTTGCAagtaaaaacgatcaatttttaacaaaaaatgtaataattgaagtttcagttataaaaattaatctaaaccgaaaaaaacaacagattttggacaaaatagttaaattttcaacaaaaaaatattaagtctcaacaaataatataatagttgatatttcaaccaaaaatatttttattttaaatcaaaaacagttgaattcaactaaaaaataaatgctcaacaaagtagttgaactttcaaccaagtagttgaattttcataaaaatgatgaaattcttaaccaaatggaatatattttaacgagatgagattaattctaaacgaaaaagatAATAGTATACATTACAAGCAAAAAGAAGTAGCTTTCAAGCAGAAATAGTAGGATTTTCTTACTGACttctattaattcatttcgcatttaagagagagagagagagagagagagagagaacaaaGGAATCTTCTGCAAAGTAGTTTCTGAAATAAAAACAGGAATTAGGAATGAAAAAtgtagttgttgaatttttagctaaaaactatcaattttacgCCAAAATTAATTCGtcatattttgagttaaaaaacttaattttcaactaaaaaaaaaaaacaaggaattttta
This DNA window, taken from Belonocnema kinseyi isolate 2016_QV_RU_SX_M_011 chromosome 9, B_treatae_v1, whole genome shotgun sequence, encodes the following:
- the LOC117179280 gene encoding electron transfer flavoprotein subunit beta, with the translated sequence MARVLVGVKRVIDYAVKIRVKPDKTGVVTDGVKHSMNPFDEIAIEEAVRMKEKKYAQEVIAVSCGPAQSQETIRTALAMGADRGIHVEVSGPEYEALQPIHVSKILAKLAQDEKADIVIVGKQAIDDDCNQTAQMVAGVLDWPAGTFCSKIEASQGELTITREVDGGLEVIKVKTPAVLSADLRLNEPRYATLPNIMKAKKKQIKKVTPKDLGIDTSPRIEVVSVEEPPTRKAGSIVPDVDTLIAKLKEGGHVK